Proteins encoded in a region of the Pseudomonas putida genome:
- a CDS encoding NEL-type E3 ubiquitin ligase domain-containing protein: MRLAQSPELDFDGLFRALASTPQLEELDLGNNQLGSLTDGMRQHLTGLTRLRRLSLRLNRLQLSEADLQTLAQLPLEYIDLEYNHITLSDALAARFTGLHQLRGLRLTNNPLGQAPDLTGLTRLTNLQLRNCSLHEWPRGLTSLMAQADLQLRHLSLSYNPIAEVPDLNQLLTSPFADALRANRDALWDFNENDLDANSNRRLRAAGVEVHSDDQLSDISEEFWLVDASPEQTQLWNELFEGDANRHLRDVIERVTRSQQAEQDLRGLSNQVWRLLEQAGQDEALRTHLDNVAQDYPPTCGDAGTDAFSALEIEAQVFSQLAQEAERPAYLFNFFRTLYRREMVNALGERIQLARLARQARLLELERLPAQAQPARIDVPALDSLDELSDNALLTGGTDLIEIRLALRQSLAVPLDFPETSQGMLYRREAMISTRVESNVEHAVRQFDQTATERRAWVARQPSWQRYLAQHFASQFATLDERWYQGMQYLDYCLDAENEAVTSLDGTVLQAIGEALPAPALDGSGQLQRMDLGSQAYDLASRRLNAGREQQREALFETLTRLQDPNR, from the coding sequence CTGCGCCTGGCGCAAAGCCCAGAGCTCGATTTCGACGGCCTGTTCCGTGCACTGGCGTCCACCCCGCAACTGGAAGAGCTGGACCTGGGCAACAACCAGTTGGGCAGCCTGACCGACGGGATGCGCCAACACCTGACCGGCCTTACCCGCCTGCGCCGGCTGAGCCTGCGTCTGAACAGGCTGCAGCTAAGCGAAGCCGACCTGCAGACCCTTGCACAGCTTCCCCTCGAATACATTGATCTGGAGTACAACCACATTACGCTGAGTGATGCCTTGGCAGCACGATTCACCGGCCTGCACCAATTGCGCGGCCTACGCTTGACCAACAACCCACTGGGTCAGGCCCCCGACCTGACCGGTCTGACCCGCCTGACCAACCTGCAACTGCGCAACTGCAGCCTGCATGAGTGGCCGCGCGGCCTCACATCACTGATGGCGCAGGCCGACCTGCAATTGCGCCACCTCAGCCTGAGCTACAACCCGATCGCCGAGGTGCCGGACCTTAACCAGTTGCTGACCAGCCCCTTTGCCGATGCCCTGCGTGCAAACCGCGATGCCTTGTGGGACTTCAACGAAAACGACCTGGATGCCAACAGCAACCGCCGGCTACGCGCGGCCGGCGTCGAAGTGCACAGCGACGATCAACTGTCGGATATCAGCGAGGAGTTCTGGCTCGTGGATGCCAGCCCAGAACAGACACAGCTTTGGAACGAATTATTCGAGGGCGATGCAAACCGACATTTACGCGATGTCATCGAACGCGTGACTCGCTCGCAGCAAGCCGAGCAGGATTTGCGCGGGCTGAGTAACCAGGTCTGGCGGTTGCTCGAACAGGCCGGGCAGGATGAGGCGCTGCGCACCCATCTGGACAATGTCGCGCAAGACTACCCGCCCACCTGTGGCGACGCCGGTACCGATGCGTTCAGCGCCCTCGAAATTGAAGCACAGGTGTTCAGCCAACTGGCCCAGGAAGCAGAGCGCCCCGCCTACCTGTTCAACTTTTTCAGAACCCTCTATCGCCGGGAAATGGTCAACGCGCTGGGCGAACGGATCCAGCTCGCTCGACTGGCGCGCCAGGCACGCTTGCTGGAGCTGGAGCGGCTACCTGCCCAGGCACAGCCCGCAAGGATTGATGTGCCTGCGCTGGACAGCCTCGACGAGCTGAGTGACAACGCCCTGCTCACTGGCGGGACGGACCTGATCGAAATACGCCTGGCCTTGCGCCAGTCACTGGCAGTGCCACTCGACTTTCCAGAAACCAGCCAAGGCATGCTGTATCGCCGCGAAGCGATGATTTCGACACGGGTGGAAAGCAATGTCGAACACGCCGTCCGGCAATTCGACCAAACCGCCACAGAGCGCAGGGCATGGGTTGCGCGGCAGCCCAGCTGGCAACGTTACCTTGCCCAGCACTTCGCCAGCCAGTTCGCCACGCTGGATGAGCGGTGGTACCAAGGCATGCAGTACCTGGACTATTGCCTGGACGCTGAAAACGAAGCCGTCACTTCGCTGGATGGTACGGTATTGCAAGCCATCGGCGAGGCGCTGCCCGCGCCAGCGTTGGACGGCAGTGGTCAATTGCAAAGAATGGACCTTGGCAGCCAGGCTTACGACCTGGCCAGCCGGCGCCTGAACGCCGGGCGTGAGCAGCAGCGCGAAGCGTTGTTCGAAACGCTTACCCGCCTGCAAGACCCGAACAGATAG
- a CDS encoding pirin family protein, giving the protein MLQLRPFESLGHANHGWLDAHHHFSFAEYYDPARMHWGNLRVWNDDLIAAGSGFPPHPHRDMEIITYVREGAISHQDSLGNKGRTEAGDVQVMSAGTGIVHSEYNLEDVDTRIFQIWIVPERTGEAPQWGSRPFPKGERGEGFVTLASGRAGDEDSLQIRTDARLVAATLRAGETAEYRFDAARRGYLVPAKGLVEVNGLRAKARDGVAIEQEAVLRVTAIEDSEIVLVDVA; this is encoded by the coding sequence ATGCTGCAACTGCGACCCTTCGAAAGCCTCGGCCACGCCAACCATGGCTGGCTTGACGCCCACCACCACTTCTCCTTCGCCGAGTACTACGACCCGGCACGCATGCACTGGGGCAACCTGCGGGTATGGAACGACGACCTGATTGCAGCCGGCAGTGGCTTCCCGCCGCATCCGCACCGCGACATGGAAATCATCACCTATGTACGTGAAGGCGCGATCAGCCACCAGGACAGCCTGGGCAACAAGGGCCGTACCGAAGCCGGTGATGTGCAGGTGATGAGTGCCGGCACCGGCATCGTGCACAGCGAGTACAACCTGGAAGACGTCGATACGCGCATTTTCCAGATCTGGATCGTGCCGGAGCGCACCGGTGAAGCACCGCAGTGGGGTAGCCGGCCGTTCCCCAAAGGCGAACGTGGCGAAGGCTTCGTGACCCTGGCCAGCGGCCGTGCCGGTGATGAAGACAGCCTGCAGATTCGCACCGATGCACGGTTGGTGGCGGCCACCTTGCGTGCGGGTGAAACCGCCGAATACCGCTTCGATGCCGCACGCCGGGGTTACCTGGTGCCGGCCAAGGGGCTGGTCGAGGTCAACGGGTTGCGGGCCAAGGCGCGCGACGGCGTGGCAATCGAGCAGGAAGCAGTACTGCGCGTGACCGCTATCGAAGACAGCGAGATTGTGCTGGTGGATGTGGCCTGA
- a CDS encoding UvrD-helicase domain-containing protein: MPVVLIFNGVTVAHEQPQALADLTPPAQLPWFRRLVARLLGRGLTRLQAQHRDSWSLGHATGYEAGRQVLVIRDSRPDTTAVPGQDDNLFDDWRLPLTAELKKRFKADVAQRLPTEAQPSAAQWKLIFSDTPSTCVVAGAGAGKSTSLVLRILLLRHYLGYELDAMTVVTFTRESRKDFIKRLLQVFAQWQINLQPVQARELVRTFHSRILPLVRSLPGFGQVRAFETLGNEMPAGREAEADSNPFDLRLNDAQRQQLNQCYSSLLGESPRFAELVGLLRSEALQLKPLDPNNPDVQKRAQVTQLAAQRDDELCDVIEDLWFAAGAWPIKGIEPCRETVDIRGSRFHVHGRLQGQGPLVVLGFDPAESAQYQRPGAKLAVRAEWAVKRTLLQAFCDRPLIWLDNYAMARRLAASLAGDAVAGPGFEYKVKGELAPAPLLDAFVSAANFIENLGLDVNNAVAAMSFPSGDSDARFFEALALYWKALEMHLLDQSPPVMSYNRMFALFGENNPENLQLLPDPLLRPLAHLMIDEFQDVSPQIVSWLRASLAEIRRRGSAMHTGRHAQHSSLLCVGDDWQSIYGWRGSSPKYFMEFTKAFPSPANTRVMLVDNYRCQQQVIDAAEHLVKGTPAIAGKKARASGPAAELPGSPVKVFDRDEAALGETLIEHYQRGETVMMLYRKGSDRALMAEHLQGVLHADAALPAEQRRLRQLTYHSAKGLQADAVFMLGDCQYLTSSPYKNQVYRQAGLGKAGDAQPFDTAQKEEVQRLAYVAVTRAVQHCYWHVEAANGDAAVAPRASSQVDGRQAFFEDLRGQ, encoded by the coding sequence ATGCCCGTTGTTTTGATTTTCAACGGAGTGACCGTGGCCCACGAGCAACCCCAGGCCCTCGCCGACCTTACCCCTCCTGCCCAGTTGCCCTGGTTTCGCCGCCTGGTCGCCCGCCTGCTGGGGCGTGGCCTGACCCGCTTGCAGGCCCAGCACCGTGACTCCTGGTCCCTCGGCCACGCCACTGGCTATGAGGCTGGTCGCCAGGTGTTGGTGATTCGCGATTCGCGCCCCGACACAACCGCTGTGCCTGGCCAGGACGACAACCTGTTCGACGACTGGCGCCTGCCGTTGACAGCCGAGCTGAAGAAGCGCTTCAAGGCGGATGTCGCCCAGCGCCTGCCTACCGAGGCGCAGCCCAGCGCCGCGCAATGGAAGCTGATCTTCAGTGACACCCCTTCCACCTGCGTGGTGGCAGGCGCCGGGGCAGGCAAGTCCACATCGTTGGTGCTGCGCATCCTGCTGTTACGCCATTACCTGGGCTATGAGCTGGATGCAATGACCGTGGTGACCTTCACCCGCGAGTCGCGTAAGGACTTCATCAAGCGCCTGTTGCAGGTCTTCGCCCAGTGGCAGATCAACCTGCAACCGGTGCAGGCCCGCGAGCTGGTGCGCACCTTCCATTCGCGCATCCTGCCGCTGGTGCGCAGCCTGCCGGGCTTCGGCCAGGTGCGAGCATTCGAAACACTGGGCAACGAGATGCCTGCAGGGCGTGAAGCCGAGGCTGACAGCAACCCGTTCGATCTGCGCCTGAACGACGCCCAGCGCCAGCAGCTCAACCAGTGCTACAGCAGCTTGCTGGGCGAGAGCCCGCGTTTTGCCGAGCTGGTAGGCTTGTTGCGCAGCGAAGCGTTGCAGCTCAAACCGCTGGACCCGAACAACCCCGACGTGCAGAAGCGCGCCCAGGTAACCCAATTGGCGGCCCAGCGCGACGATGAACTGTGCGACGTGATCGAGGACCTGTGGTTCGCTGCCGGTGCCTGGCCGATCAAGGGCATCGAACCCTGCCGCGAAACCGTCGATATCCGTGGCAGCCGCTTTCATGTGCATGGCCGTCTGCAAGGCCAGGGGCCGTTGGTGGTGCTGGGCTTCGACCCGGCGGAAAGCGCGCAGTACCAGCGCCCTGGCGCCAAGCTGGCAGTGCGTGCGGAGTGGGCGGTCAAGCGCACGCTGTTGCAGGCTTTCTGCGACAGGCCACTGATCTGGCTGGACAACTACGCCATGGCCCGGCGCCTGGCCGCATCGTTGGCAGGCGATGCGGTGGCTGGCCCCGGCTTCGAGTACAAGGTCAAGGGTGAATTGGCCCCGGCGCCACTGCTGGATGCATTCGTCAGCGCGGCCAACTTCATCGAGAACCTTGGCCTGGACGTTAACAACGCGGTGGCGGCCATGAGCTTCCCGTCCGGCGACAGTGATGCACGGTTCTTCGAAGCCCTGGCGCTGTATTGGAAAGCGCTGGAAATGCACCTGCTGGACCAGTCGCCGCCGGTGATGAGCTACAACCGCATGTTCGCGCTGTTCGGCGAAAACAACCCGGAAAACCTGCAACTGCTGCCCGACCCGTTGCTGCGGCCATTGGCGCACCTGATGATCGACGAGTTCCAGGATGTGTCGCCGCAGATCGTCAGTTGGCTGCGTGCCAGCCTCGCCGAAATCCGCCGACGCGGCTCGGCCATGCATACTGGGCGCCACGCCCAGCATTCGTCGCTGCTGTGCGTGGGTGACGACTGGCAGTCGATCTACGGCTGGCGTGGCAGTTCGCCCAAGTACTTCATGGAGTTCACCAAGGCCTTCCCGTCACCGGCCAATACGCGGGTAATGCTGGTCGACAACTATCGCTGCCAGCAGCAGGTGATCGACGCGGCCGAGCACCTGGTCAAAGGCACCCCGGCGATTGCCGGCAAGAAAGCCCGTGCCAGTGGCCCGGCGGCCGAGCTGCCCGGCTCGCCGGTCAAGGTGTTCGACCGTGACGAGGCCGCCCTGGGCGAAACGCTGATCGAGCATTACCAGCGCGGTGAGACGGTCATGATGCTGTACCGCAAAGGCAGCGACAGGGCCTTGATGGCCGAGCACCTGCAAGGCGTATTGCACGCCGACGCGGCGCTGCCGGCCGAACAGCGTCGGCTGCGCCAACTGACCTACCACAGTGCCAAGGGCCTGCAGGCCGATGCGGTGTTCATGCTGGGTGACTGCCAGTACCTGACCAGCTCGCCGTACAAGAATCAGGTGTATCGCCAAGCCGGCTTGGGCAAGGCTGGTGATGCGCAGCCGTTCGATACGGCGCAGAAGGAAGAGGTGCAACGCCTGGCCTATGTGGCGGTGACCCGCGCGGTGCAGCACTGCTACTGGCATGTGGAGGCCGCCAACGGCGATGCCGCGGTGGCCCCACGGGCGTCGAGCCAAGTGGATGGCAGGCAGGCCTTTTTCGAAGACCTGCGCGGGCAGTAG
- a CDS encoding transporter, which yields MNPTLANLLRLAVCASLFGAANLTHATEGGGTSYPLGAENYMSGAMPPPGFYGQLFVNHYEADNLRGNDGRKLPVDFRVRANAIVPRLIWVSDYTLLGGSLALHAIVPLVDVKVSLNGQSQHNSGLGDVIFGPALGFHHSDKFHSILAFDMIAPTGRYDKNDLANPGRNYWVFEPVYAMSYVDPAGLNLDAKVMYDFNRRNPATDYRSGQEFHVDYAVGWGLGNGWVLGVGGYYYRQTTDDNLDGERIEDNKGRSFAIGPSIKYSGKDGWFVTAKWSKETEVRNRAQGDAYWLKLTLPF from the coding sequence ATGAACCCGACCCTAGCGAACCTGCTTCGCCTTGCCGTGTGTGCCTCGTTGTTCGGCGCCGCCAACTTGACCCATGCCACCGAAGGGGGTGGCACCTCGTATCCACTGGGGGCCGAGAACTACATGTCCGGCGCCATGCCGCCACCGGGCTTCTATGGCCAGCTGTTCGTCAACCACTATGAAGCAGACAACCTGCGTGGCAACGACGGGCGCAAACTGCCGGTGGACTTTCGCGTGCGGGCCAACGCCATCGTCCCCCGGCTGATCTGGGTGAGTGACTACACCCTGCTGGGCGGTAGCCTGGCGCTGCATGCCATCGTGCCGCTGGTGGACGTCAAGGTCTCGCTCAATGGCCAGTCACAGCACAACAGTGGCCTGGGTGACGTGATCTTCGGCCCGGCACTGGGCTTTCACCACAGCGACAAGTTCCACAGCATCCTGGCCTTCGACATGATTGCCCCCACCGGCCGCTACGACAAAAACGACCTGGCCAACCCAGGGCGCAACTACTGGGTGTTCGAGCCGGTGTATGCGATGAGCTATGTCGACCCGGCGGGGCTCAACCTGGATGCCAAGGTGATGTACGACTTCAACCGGCGCAACCCAGCCACCGATTACCGCTCGGGGCAGGAATTTCATGTGGATTATGCCGTGGGGTGGGGGCTTGGGAATGGTTGGGTGCTGGGGGTAGGGGGGTACTACTACCGGCAGACGACTGACGACAACCTGGATGGCGAGCGCATCGAAGACAACAAAGGCCGCAGCTTTGCCATCGGGCCGTCGATCAAGTACAGCGGCAAGGATGGCTGGTTCGTGACGGCCAAGTGGTCGAAGGAAACCGAAGTGCGCAACCGCGCCCAAGGCGATGCCTACTGGTTGAAGTTGACCTTGCCCTTCTAA
- a CDS encoding DUF6543 domain-containing protein — protein sequence MSHTPYHHAQMTQSLPGWSKALHSEHASRILARLRKDYQDAEGNAYPWYSQADPLTRQAVQRAIATRDASSRALQAALSDLQGVTAFCAPLLQKQLGIDTPVTQAQYVYQATAVRQPDGIPSGPVVPGELGEIVPKGDPQYRSLLEAALHNFEGTADTTRFSRLQHGRQDIRPIAGMSVAGFIDQCRALDLGQRYQQHLDQVYGGANKAELQSLAITARRDEFRVQTRIAAYKGHLSHASAFALHGLGAENADPTYQGRPLRCWQLQLFGIPIHELLFIAPTQNRTHDPVFLYNPADGDALREFASLGDARKYLRQQLLQDDYRKRFVALALQSQQAALNQQLERALYSNADQGAQRQPRKSIHLESIDSTLPDVPWAQLESRHLVRLRADARQVAVPTEDVDARVRLQNIEYWLDLGMTVLNVAAMVVPCLNPIMLTIGAAQIMGSVFEGISAWEEGDNEAAVAQLESVLLNIVTVAAMGGATIALKASGFVDAMQSIVKDGNDYLWNPTLKDRASPVSIAEHLEPDAQGRYTVDGRHYIRIDGVVYEQVYERGQWRIPHPLAPQAYRPVVREYGAGAWRAEHETPLEWDDLYLLRRLGPISDGLTDEALKAALACSGVQGDELRQTQVAAQQPPALLADALDRLSARDQLSPADRAHPLARQFPGLPGRAIRQLMARTCASERLRLAQGRVPLRVAEEARRLQAHARLSRALLGLYRPDLATADSEVLDAALKAEHPELDPHQRYEVAIANRAHAARLIGQQPIRPGYRSPMRLADGRLGYPLSGRLPWTNTANRRLRALYPSLSSSERNTLLGQLRQRGDVAAQIRALETERNSLDNTLRDWASQGNENQRNARNEVRDLFNAAWRRDDPDSLTLQDLEVDALPSLPARFDHITTLNIRAIGIRQIPADFFQSFPRCAPCAWRKAQSSISTACSVHWRPPRNWKSWTWATTSWAA from the coding sequence ATGAGCCACACCCCTTACCACCACGCGCAAATGACACAGTCCCTGCCCGGCTGGAGCAAGGCGCTGCACAGCGAACACGCCAGTCGCATCCTGGCGCGCTTGCGCAAGGACTATCAGGATGCCGAAGGCAATGCTTACCCTTGGTACAGCCAGGCAGACCCACTCACCCGTCAGGCCGTGCAGCGCGCCATCGCCACTCGCGACGCCAGCAGCAGGGCCCTGCAGGCTGCGCTGAGCGACTTGCAGGGCGTCACTGCGTTCTGCGCCCCACTGCTGCAAAAGCAGCTGGGCATCGACACCCCGGTCACTCAGGCGCAATACGTTTATCAAGCCACCGCCGTCAGGCAACCGGACGGGATACCGAGTGGCCCTGTAGTACCAGGTGAGCTGGGCGAGATCGTACCCAAAGGTGACCCGCAGTATCGCAGCCTGCTCGAAGCGGCCCTGCACAATTTCGAAGGAACTGCCGATACCACCCGTTTCAGCCGCCTGCAGCACGGCCGCCAGGACATCAGGCCAATCGCAGGGATGTCAGTGGCGGGGTTCATCGACCAGTGCCGTGCGCTTGACCTGGGCCAGCGCTACCAGCAGCACCTTGACCAGGTCTACGGCGGTGCAAACAAAGCCGAGCTGCAGTCACTGGCCATCACCGCACGGCGTGACGAGTTCCGCGTGCAAACCCGTATTGCGGCCTACAAAGGCCACCTCAGCCACGCCAGCGCTTTCGCGCTGCATGGCCTCGGTGCCGAAAACGCCGACCCCACCTATCAAGGCCGCCCCCTGCGTTGCTGGCAGCTGCAATTGTTTGGCATCCCGATCCACGAACTGCTGTTCATCGCGCCCACGCAAAACCGCACCCATGACCCGGTATTTCTCTACAACCCGGCAGATGGCGATGCGCTCAGGGAATTTGCCTCGCTGGGCGATGCACGCAAGTACCTGCGCCAGCAACTGCTGCAAGACGACTACCGCAAGCGCTTCGTCGCCCTGGCGCTGCAATCGCAACAGGCAGCGTTGAACCAGCAGCTTGAGCGCGCCCTTTACAGCAACGCCGACCAGGGAGCGCAGCGGCAACCTCGCAAGTCGATACATCTGGAGTCCATCGACAGCACCTTGCCAGATGTCCCTTGGGCACAGCTGGAATCCCGCCATCTTGTACGTCTGCGGGCCGATGCTCGCCAGGTGGCGGTTCCCACAGAAGATGTTGACGCCAGGGTACGCTTGCAGAACATCGAATACTGGCTGGACCTGGGCATGACCGTGCTGAATGTCGCCGCCATGGTCGTACCCTGCCTGAACCCGATCATGCTGACCATCGGCGCCGCGCAGATCATGGGCAGCGTGTTCGAGGGCATTTCAGCGTGGGAGGAAGGTGACAATGAAGCGGCTGTGGCCCAGCTTGAGTCGGTGTTGCTGAACATTGTCACAGTGGCTGCCATGGGCGGCGCCACCATAGCGCTGAAGGCCTCAGGATTCGTCGATGCCATGCAGAGCATCGTCAAGGATGGCAACGACTACCTGTGGAACCCCACGTTGAAGGACCGTGCAAGCCCGGTATCGATTGCCGAACACCTTGAGCCCGACGCACAAGGCCGTTACACGGTAGACGGGCGCCACTACATTCGCATCGATGGTGTTGTCTACGAACAGGTGTATGAGCGGGGCCAGTGGCGCATCCCCCACCCACTGGCCCCACAGGCTTATCGGCCGGTAGTGCGCGAATACGGTGCAGGCGCATGGCGCGCAGAACATGAAACGCCGCTGGAATGGGATGACCTGTATCTGTTGCGCCGCTTAGGGCCAATCAGTGACGGCCTGACTGACGAAGCGCTGAAGGCAGCGCTAGCGTGCTCCGGTGTGCAAGGCGACGAACTTCGCCAAACCCAGGTTGCCGCACAGCAACCGCCTGCCTTGCTGGCCGATGCACTCGACCGCCTTAGCGCACGGGATCAGCTCAGCCCTGCCGATCGAGCCCACCCCCTGGCCAGGCAGTTTCCGGGGCTGCCGGGGCGCGCCATCCGGCAGCTCATGGCCAGGACCTGCGCCAGTGAGCGTCTACGCCTGGCCCAAGGCAGGGTGCCTTTGCGCGTCGCCGAAGAGGCCCGGCGGCTTCAGGCACATGCCCGCTTGAGCAGGGCCTTGCTGGGGCTGTATCGCCCTGACCTGGCCACTGCCGACAGTGAAGTGCTGGATGCCGCACTCAAGGCCGAACACCCTGAGCTTGATCCTCACCAACGGTATGAGGTGGCGATTGCCAACCGGGCGCATGCGGCACGGCTGATCGGGCAGCAACCCATCAGGCCGGGCTACCGTTCGCCGATGCGCCTGGCCGATGGCCGCCTTGGCTACCCACTCAGTGGAAGGCTGCCTTGGACCAATACGGCAAATAGACGATTGCGGGCACTGTACCCCAGCCTGAGTTCAAGCGAGCGCAATACCTTGCTCGGCCAACTGCGCCAGCGCGGTGACGTAGCGGCGCAGATCAGGGCGCTGGAAACCGAGCGCAACAGCCTCGACAACACGCTGCGTGACTGGGCGAGTCAAGGCAACGAGAACCAGCGCAACGCACGCAACGAGGTACGCGACCTGTTCAATGCCGCCTGGCGCCGTGACGACCCCGACAGCCTGACACTGCAAGACCTGGAAGTCGACGCCCTGCCATCACTGCCGGCGCGCTTCGATCACATCACCACCCTGAACATTCGCGCTATCGGCATCCGTCAGATACCTGCAGACTTCTTCCAGAGTTTCCCTCGTTGCGCACCCTGCGCCTGGCGCAAAGCCCAGAGCTCGATTTCGACGGCCTGTTCCGTGCACTGGCGTCCACCCCGCAACTGGAAGAGCTGGACCTGGGCAACAACCAGTTGGGCAGCCTGA
- a CDS encoding phenol hydroxylase subunit P4 produces MPVTAIGRYTAQPLDCQANFHGAQLVYLCWENHLLFCAPFTLPVDPALPFAAFIEQVVKPAIALHPDAAQVDFAAARWRLDEQPFTPDLARGLAANGVAHKSLLHLHTPGLEGLGGSHN; encoded by the coding sequence ATGCCCGTGACCGCCATCGGCCGCTACACCGCCCAACCCCTGGACTGCCAGGCCAATTTCCACGGCGCCCAGCTGGTGTACCTGTGCTGGGAAAACCACCTGCTGTTCTGCGCACCGTTCACCTTGCCGGTGGACCCGGCGCTGCCTTTTGCCGCCTTCATCGAACAGGTGGTCAAGCCGGCCATTGCCCTGCACCCGGATGCTGCACAGGTCGATTTTGCCGCCGCCCGCTGGCGCCTTGACGAGCAGCCGTTCACGCCTGACCTGGCCCGTGGCCTGGCCGCCAACGGGGTTGCCCACAAGAGCCTGCTGCACCTGCACACCCCCGGCCTCGAAGGCCTGGGCGGCAGCCACAACTGA
- a CDS encoding NADH:ubiquinone reductase (Na(+)-transporting) subunit F, translating to MSYQVTIEPTGEQIEVEEGQTILEAALRQGVWLPFACGHGTCATCKCQVLEGEVDLGAASSFALMDMERDEGKVLACCAIPQSDLVIEADIDVDPDFAGLPVQDYRAVVTQLVELSPTIRGVHLKLDRPMAFQAGQYVNLQLPGIEGSRAFSLANPPQQADEVELHVRLVEGGVATGYIHQQLKVGDALALSGPYGQFFVRGSQPGDLIFIAGGSGLSSPQSMILDLLARGDTRRITLFQGARTRAELYNRELFEALAERHANFSYVPALSQAAEDEQWQGVRGYVHDAARQHFDGRFNGHKAYLCGPPPMIDAAITCLMQGRLFERDIFMERFYSAADGAAEGQRSALFKRI from the coding sequence ATGAGCTATCAAGTCACCATCGAACCTACCGGTGAGCAGATCGAAGTGGAGGAGGGCCAGACCATCCTGGAAGCCGCCCTGCGCCAGGGCGTCTGGCTGCCGTTTGCCTGTGGCCACGGCACTTGTGCCACCTGCAAATGCCAGGTGCTGGAAGGCGAAGTCGACCTCGGCGCTGCATCGTCCTTCGCCCTGATGGACATGGAACGCGACGAGGGCAAGGTGCTGGCCTGCTGCGCGATCCCGCAGAGTGACCTGGTGATCGAGGCCGACATCGATGTCGACCCGGACTTCGCCGGCCTGCCGGTGCAGGACTACCGTGCGGTGGTCACCCAGCTGGTGGAACTGTCGCCGACCATTCGCGGCGTGCACCTCAAGCTCGACCGGCCGATGGCCTTCCAGGCCGGGCAGTACGTGAACTTGCAGCTGCCAGGTATCGAAGGCTCCCGTGCGTTTTCCCTGGCCAACCCGCCCCAGCAGGCCGACGAGGTGGAACTGCACGTGCGTCTGGTAGAAGGCGGCGTGGCCACCGGGTACATCCACCAGCAGCTCAAGGTGGGCGATGCGCTGGCGCTGTCCGGCCCTTACGGGCAGTTCTTCGTGCGCGGCTCACAGCCGGGTGACCTGATTTTCATCGCTGGCGGCTCGGGGCTTTCCAGCCCGCAGTCGATGATTCTCGACTTGCTGGCGCGTGGCGATACCCGGCGCATCACACTGTTCCAGGGCGCCCGTACCCGAGCTGAACTGTACAACCGCGAGTTGTTCGAGGCGCTGGCCGAGCGCCATGCCAACTTCAGCTACGTGCCTGCTCTTAGCCAGGCTGCTGAGGACGAGCAGTGGCAAGGTGTGCGCGGCTATGTGCACGACGCGGCCAGGCAGCATTTCGATGGCCGCTTCAACGGTCACAAGGCCTACCTGTGCGGCCCGCCACCGATGATCGATGCGGCCATCACCTGCCTGATGCAAGGCCGCCTGTTCGAACGCGACATCTTCATGGAGCGCTTCTACAGCGCTGCCGATGGTGCTGCCGAAGGCCAGCGTTCGGCCCTGTTCAAACGCATCTGA